GCCGACGACCCTGTGGCAAAACAACAGGAGATTGAGCGCAAGCTGCAGGCTCTGGCTTCACCCTTCCGCACCGCTGAGGCGTTCAATATCGAGGACATCGTTGACCCCCGAGACTCTCGACCAATACTTTGCGACTTCATCAACATGGCACAGAATGCACTGAAAACCCAGCTCGGCCCCACCCCCGGTCCGAGCTTCCAACCATAAACAAGGAGGATACACATGATCTGGCAACCGGAGATTGAGGAGCTTGAGAAAAGAAAGCACCTGGCCGAACAGATGGGCGGTCAGGAAGGCATCGAAAAACAGCATTCCCGGGGCAAGCTCACCGTACGTGAGAGAATCGACGCCCTGGCTGACCCCGGGTCTTTCCAGGAGATAGGAGTTCTTACCGGCAGCGCCAGGTATGAGGACGACAAGCTTGTCGGTTTTACCCCGGCCAACTCGGTAGCCGGTCTATGTACCCTGAACGGACGCAAAGTGGCCTTCAGTGGCGGTGACTTTACGGTACGCGGCGGTGCCTCTGATGCTGCCGTTGGCAACAAGGGAGGTTACGCCCAGCGGCTGGCGCTGGAATGGCACCTGCCCTTCATCCGACTTCTTGACGCTACCGGTGGCAGTGTCCGCACCTTTGAGCAGATAGGGCGTACATATATACCTGATGCTAACCCGGGCTGTGCGATAACGGCACAACTACTTAGAACGGCGCCCGTAATTTCAGCAGCGCTCGGCTCGGTTGCCGGCCTGCCCGCAGTAGAAGCCTGCATGGCCCATTTCAACCTGATGGTCAAGGGTACCAGTCAGGTCTTCGCCGGCGGTCCTCCGGTTGTCAAGGCCGCCCTCGGCTATGACGTCACCAAGGAGGAACTGGGCGACGAGCGCACCCAGATATACGATAGTGGCGTCATTGATAACCTGGCGGAGACCGAAGAGGAAGCCTTCGAAATGATACGGCGTTTCCTGAGCTACATGCCACAGAATGTCTGGGAAATGCCGCCGCGAGCGGAACCCACGGATGACGCCAACCGCCG
The sequence above is a segment of the Dehalococcoidales bacterium genome. Coding sequences within it:
- a CDS encoding carboxyl transferase domain-containing protein, with the protein product MIWQPEIEELEKRKHLAEQMGGQEGIEKQHSRGKLTVRERIDALADPGSFQEIGVLTGSARYEDDKLVGFTPANSVAGLCTLNGRKVAFSGGDFTVRGGASDAAVGNKGGYAQRLALEWHLPFIRLLDATGGSVRTFEQIGRTYIPDANPGCAITAQLLRTAPVISAALGSVAGLPAVEACMAHFNLMVKGTSQVFAGGPPVVKAALGYDVTKEELGDERTQIYDSGVIDNLAETEEEAFEMIRRFLSYMPQNVWEMPPRAEPTDDANRREEELLSIIPRKRTRSYDPYRILKLVLDHDSFFEIAPFYGKSRVTGLARVNGYPVGVMINNPMQLGGSMDVAAGSKVIRFIQLCDLFHVPMVYFADEPGFMVGIEAQKQGIVRAGARIVLATINTKMPWITFIIRQLFGVAGQLHNRPGGMYKRVGWPSGHWGSMHIEGGARAAYRREIENAPDPEAKQQEIERMLQAISSPFRTAEAFNIEDIIDPRDTRPILCDFIETAQGMIKTQLGPSYGPSWNP